AGGCCTGCCGGTGGTGATCGGCGAAATAGCCAGCGTGGATGATCAGCGGAGTGATGATGAAATAAAGAACAATACCAACCCGCAGAAAATCCGGCCCATCAATTTCCTCCTGATGATGAATCTCTGCCAGCAGTCGCAAATGGGCTATATGGTATTTTGGTGGGGCTTCGTTAAGCCAATAGAATCAAACAATATTGAAAGCATGAGCCCTAACGGTACATTCAAAGGCCTGACAGGCGCCGGACTGGCGTTTGCTGTCACAGATCGCAACTCCATCATGAAAACCTCCCAAAAGGCGGTTTTAAAATAGAGCTTCTCTTTAATTAAATAATGAAAGATGAAAAAAACAATAGCCGTCACTATCAGCAGTGCTGTTATACTGGCAACTTCCGTTTGGTTTTACTTTAACGAGTATAAATATAAAAACAACTTTATCGTAGCCGGCGCGATGGTACTCCTTGTTTTCTTTGGCTGGTTTTTCCTTTTCTATTGTTTAAAGAAGAGGAATGCGGTACCAGGACCCAAACGTACCATCAGCGAAATACTTTTTGGTACAAAAGAGGAACAACAACAAAGCCGTGAAAATAGAATGGAAGTACTTCGGCAAAAGAAGCGTTATGTGCGGATGGTGATAGTGCCGATGATATTGTTGGTTCTCGGCAACCTGGCGGCCGTATTCCTGCTCTCCTGGCAGAGAGACCAGCGCGTACTCAGCACCGGTGAAACACGGCAGGCAGAAGCGGTTGTTACCAGATTGGAAGACAGGTGGGAGGGAAGGCGGGGGGATCTCTTTAAAACCAATCCCTATGCTATCATCCACTATCGGGCAGCCGATAAGGAAATAGAACAATCAATCGCAAACAACGGATTCCCGGTTTACAATTTAGGGCAAAGGGTATTGATCAGATATGCTGTTGATTATCCGGAATTGTTTGAAGTCATAAGGGATACAGAATAGCACTTAAATGTATAATTATGAAACAACTAAAATTAATTTTTGCAGGATTGCTACTACTCGTTTGCGTTTCCGCCTGTAAGAAAGACAGCGGAACCAATGCCGGCTTTGACCCTGCACAATACTATATAGCAGGTGTTCGGGTGGTTAATTACAAAACCAATTTTGCAATCATATTTACACCTGGTGGAGCTTCCAGGCAATTGACTGTTGGAGGAAGCCTCGTCTCTGCCGGAAGCTATCAGTATAATGGCAGCCATTTGAAAATTACTGACGCTACTTTTGGTGATGCAGATTTGACGATCATCAACAATGCCATTACAGACTACGCAGGCAACACGGGTTTCGCTGACGCTTCTCTGTTAAGGATACCAGGCAACGATGCTTTTGCAGGTAAGAAATTTCAGGGACAGCTGCGATTAAACAATGAGTCAACTGCTATTGCCTGCACCATTCAATTTAGTACCGATAGTAAATTTGGCTTTCGCTTCAATAGCTCCGACTTCACCTCTCCGACTGCGCCTTATACATTGCAAAACAATGCTGTGGCCACCGGAAACAGCAATGGACAATTCCTGCTGGTGATGGCTAACGGTAAGCTTCTTGTTTCCACTTCTAACGACAGTAATCAGATGTATGGAGAATTTTCACAGGTGATTTAAGTATTAGAGAGAATTTAAACAATAAGGTCAACATAAAATCTACAAACAATGACAACAATAAATCAAATCAAAAAAGCTGCTGCCATCACGGCAGTTATACTTATCGCAACGGTGTTTTCCTGCAAGAAGGGCGGAAGCAGCGATAACATCACCACTGACGGAGCTGTAAAAAGCAGCATTGAATCCGGGAACGGCATTACTTACAAGTTATATATAAAACCCGGTCAGGCCAGTTACAAAGGAATTCTTGTAATGGGAAGCGGAAATGAACCCAGCCAGCCTTCAGAAGGAGCTCTCGACGGAGATGGGGAAAATGCCCTATGTCAGAAAGCGGCTGAAAACGGCTATGTGGCTGCTATTGTTAAATACCGGAAAGGACAGCCAGCCAATACAGACGATGCCTGGAACAGCGATGCGAATATGCTTGGGCAGGACTATGACAACTGCATACAAGCCCTGTCAGTAAAATATAAGGTGAATAAAAACAGATCAGTAGTAGGCGGATACTCTTATGCAAGCATGATGCTCTTTACCGTTAATTCCACTTATTCAACGCTCGCTTATTGTAAAGGAATATTGGGCGCCTGTGGGGCATCCGGTCAATGGGACGCACAAAATTTTAAAATACCTATTTATGCCGTTAATTGCGCCCAGGCCGACGACCAATACGGCGTAAACGGAAAAGCCCTGTATGACCTGATTCCTGCCAATTCTCCTGTGAAAGCCAATAGTGAAGGATTTACAGATAACGGCTGTAGCACACATTGTGGTAAAAACTGGACGGACGAGATGTATGCCAGGCTCGCGAAATGGCTGCCCATAGAATAATAGTACGGCTGTAATAAAATGTTTTAATTAGCAGCTCCTGAATACAATTGCTATCTGTTTTGTACTTTTATTGTAAATGGAAGTATCGGAAATTACATACCTGGTCGTTTTTGGTACCATTGCTTTTCTCCTGTTCTTTGTTTTTATCGGATTGGTAGTTATTCGTTACTATAAAAAAAGTAAAGAGTATGTAGAGAAGACCTTTTTGCTGAAGCAGAGCTTTGAACACAATCTTCTCCAGGCCCGCCTGGAAGTACAGGAGCAAACGTTCAACACCATCAGCCAGGAAATACACGACAACGTGGGGCAGTTACTTAGCCTGGCAAAGGTGCAGTTAAGCATCGCCGAGCAAAGTGAAACGGCCGACAAACCGTTGTTGTCTGATATAAAAAGCAATCTTAGCAATGCGTTGAACGATTTACGTGATATTGCCAAAAGCCTCAATAGTGATCGCATCCGGCAACTGACCCTGGCACAGATCATTGAGGAAGAGTTGCAGCGGATCAGCCGCTGGGGCTCCATTCGATATCATCTGCAGGTAAGTGGTGCTGAACAGCCGCTTTCCGAACAAACAAAAACTATCCTCTTTCGTGTAGTACAGGAATGCTTTCAGAATATCCTGAAGCACGCCAATGCAACACAGATAAATACAGATCTTGATTACACCGTTCCATACCTGCACATAAAGATCACCGACAACGGCGTAGGCTTCCTTCAGCATCAGTCGAACGAAATACGATCAGGCATTGGTCTCAATAACATCAAAACCCGGGTAGCATTAATTAACGGAACTATTCATATCAGCAGTACTGAAGGAAAGGGCGCCGCTGTTACTTTAAATATCCCATATGAATAAAGAAATAAAAATTGCTATTGCAGACGATCACGCTTTGTTTCGCAGAGGAATTACATCCCTTATCAATTTTTTTCCGGGATACAAAGTGCTGTTCGAAGCCGCTGATGGAAAGGATTTCATCCGGCAGCTCCGCCAGGATTCACTGCCGGATATTGCGCTGCTCGATATCAGTATGCCCAATATGGATGGTTACGCCACCGCCCATTGGATCAATACCTATTACCCTCAGATCAACGTGCTGGCCCTGAGCACGATGGATGCGGAATCTGCTATCATTAGAATGATGAAAAACGGTGCCAAAGGTTACGTACTGAAGGATGCCGAACCAGAAGAGCTGAAGCTGGCCTTCGATGAGGTGCTTCAGCACGGATGTTTCTATAACGAGCAGATTACAAGAAAAGTCATGAAATCATTAAACGCGTTATCTTCCGAAAACAACATTTCCGGGTTTGTAAAGTTAACCGAAAGGGAAACCGAGTTTTTAAAATTACTTTGTACGGAGAAAACATATAACGAAATAGCTGCGGAGATGTTTGTTAGTCCTCGTACGGCGGAGGGATACCGCAATGCGCTTTGTGAGAAGTTACAACTGAAAAGCCGTACCGGCCTGGTACTTTATGCCATCAAAAATGGGTTGGTGAAGATATAGAAGGAGGGAAGACATACTTCCGCAGAACAACAGTGGATGGCCCGCCTCACCATCCACCTTAATTAACATCATGCAATATATCCCTCTGTCTTTAAGATCGAAATCATCCTGAGCATGGCCGACTTAAACATCCTCTCATTGAAAAAGCCCTTGCTGTAACCGGCATATTTTTGCGAAAAAATAGCTGCCACTTCCTCCGCCGGATGGCTGTTTAGCATCTTACCAAAATCATCGATGTAGTGATTAGTAGAGGCAAAACTATTCGATGGCGCAGTTGTTGCAAATGTATCCGTCAGCAATCCGTGATGTCCTAACGCCAGCATAGACACCCGCAGTGCATTTACTTTCCCAACGCTTTCCATATACTGGCCCGCATGCTGGAAGATGAGCGGAAACCAGTCGTGTGGCTGCATCATGTGCCCCAACGCATCAGAGGCAAATAACCATTGCTGTTCGCTGTACAACGACAGATGGCAATCGCTGTGACCCGGGGTGGCCAGTACCCGGAAGTTCCAGCCATTGAACGACAGTTCATCTCCATCGGCCACACATTCGAAATGCTGATCAATCAGCCCGTAAAACGGATTGCCGGTTACATTGAGTGTTTCCCGGTCCGGTTGCATCCGTAATACAAAGTCCATGTATTTGTCGTACCGGAAACCCGCGATGGCAGCAGCGGATGCATATAATTTTACCTCAGGCATATGAGGCAAAAGAACGGGAAGCAGGCCACAATGGTCGTAATGGGAATGGGTAATGAACCAATGCCGGATATCCTGCAGCCGTGGTACTATTTCGCCAAGCTGCGACATCACAAGGTCTGCATCACGTAAGAGGCCTCCTTCAATGAGTAGCCAGCCGTCACCGGTTTTTACGAGGTAAAGCGGGTTGTCCGGCGTGCCAAGCAGAAACAATGCTGCATTTACTTTTCCTGGTTTATTAATCCACATATGCTCGTTTTTTTGGGTGATCAGAATCGGTACAACATGGCGCCCCAGGTGGCCCCTGAGCCATAAGTCAACACCAGCGCCAGCGTACCAGGCGCCGGATCCTGCTGATGTATGTATTCACTGATGGTAACCGGAAGAGAGGCAGAGGCCATGTTACCGTAATGCTGAACATTGGTCACCATTTTTTCCGGAGGTACGCCCAGTTGTTCTCTAACGTTATCGAGTATACGTAGATTAGGCTGATGAGGTAGTATAATATCTACGTCGCCAGGCCCGAGGCCATTTCTTTCCAGTATCTCCAGCGCCACTTCGCAGATCCTCGAAGTAGCATCTTTGAACATATGCTTTCCGTTCATCCGGAAATGAGCCGTTGTATCAGTGCGGGTGTAATGTGGCTGTGCAGTGCCTGGCGCCTCGGTCCATAACAGCCGGTACTGGCTGCCATCGGCTTTAATCAGCAAATCAATCACGCCGCCGGGGTGATCGTCGTCCCGGCTTAATACGATGGCGCCGGCGCCATCTCCCAGTAAAATCGACAAATTCCTCCCTTCATCTGAAGTATCCATTCTTTTAGACAACACCTCGCCACATGCAATCAGCACATGTTTGCTCCGTCCGGCCAGCAACCTGGAATAGGCGATTTCCACGCCGTATAGCAGGCCGGAACATTGCGCCCTGATATCAAATACCGGTATGTGGCCGAGGCCCAGCGCCGGCTGGATAAAACAGGCTTCAGACGGATCGTGGTGATCAGGACTGAGGGTATTGATGATCATCATGTCGATATCCCGGGGTGTAAGGCCCGCCTTTGCTATGGCAGCCAGACAGGCTGGTATCAGCAGGCTGCTGACCCCTTTATCGGGCGTTACATGCCTGCGGGTTAATACGCCCGTCCGGGTTTCAATGAATTCTTCCGTAGTGTTCATCCTGCTTACAATAGCAGCATTGCCGATGGTTTGCCCGGGCAGGGCATGACCGGTTCCTTTTATTACTATCGCCATGGTTAATTCTTTTTATGCTGAAAATATTGTTGATACTGCGATCTGAGCACTGTCCGGGATATCTTCCCGTTAGCATTCCGGGGAAGCTCGGGTAAATAGGCGATATCTCTCGGTCGGCAATGGCTTTCGACATTGCTCTTAATATAGCTGGTAACAGCGCTCTTCGTATCTTCCTTCCCAACAACAAGTAACAACATAGCGATAAGCGATTCCTCATCAGGAAGGTCCAGCAGCATGCATTCTTCAATACCTGATACTGAACTGAGTAACCGGGATTCAAAGGCACTCGGATTTACCCACCGGCCATTGGATTTAAACAATTCATCCTTGCGGCCATGATAAACATAGGTACCGTTGTCGGCCTTGCTGAACAGATCGCCGGTATGATACCAGCCATCCCGGAATTTGGCATTGTTCCTTACGGGATCTTCCCAGTATCCGGCCAGCGGATAAGGCGTTTTTACACACAGTTCTCCCGCAACCTGTTTTTCCTTCGGCTCGCTATGGCTATAGTTGAGTTGCAGATCATAGCCTTCCACTACATTCCCTGTATTTCCGGCGCCATGGCTGCCGGGCTTATTGGTAAGGAATACGTGGCCTACCTCCGTACAACCGATACCATCCAGTATCGGATGGCGGGTATATGCTTTCCACTTTTCATACAAAGCAGCCGGTAACGGAGAACCGGCAGAAAAGAATAGTCGCACTTCCTTCAGTGCTGCTGTCAGTTCCGGAGTAGGCGAATGCAATAAAGCCGCGTACATTTTAGGCACGCCAAAAAAGACGCTGGGCTTATAATGTATGATGTTGGCTGCAACACTGGCGGGGTCTGGCCATTGGCCGTCGATTAAAACGCTGGCGCCCGTCAGTAACGGAAAGAAAAAGCTGTTGCCGAGGCCGTATCCGAAAAACATTTTTGGAACGGAATAGATCCGGTCGTGTTGATGGATGCCAAGCGTGTCGGTGGCAAACAGTTTTGTGTTGATGAGCATTGTATCCTGGCTATGCTGTACAGCCTTCGGTCTTCCGGAGGTGCCGGATGTATATTGCCAGAATGCAATACTGTTGGGTTTCTTCCGATAAAAAAAAGTGGGCCTGGAAGAAAGAAAAGCGGTATCATTCAACTGGCTTTCCCGGAAGATTTTATCCGGCGCAATAAATATCGCCTGCCGAAATACCGTCTTGAGCCGTTCCTGTTCTGCATCGTCTATTATAATGGCCGCTGCCCGGCTGTCGTCCAGTATATAAGCCAGCGTTTCCGGCTCTGTTTTCGGATTAAGCGGCACCGGTATGGCGCCGATCTTTAACAAGGCCAGGAATGAGTAAATGAAGGTGGGACTGTCTTTTAATAGCAACAACACTCTCTGTTCAGGAAGAATGCCGGCAGTATGGAATCCGCCCGCAAAACGTCCTGTTTGTTCACAAATAAAATCGCCCTTCAGGAATTGATTGTTGAATAGGATCTGGTGCTCATTGTCGTGGTCACTAACAGACATGAGAATTCTCTCTGCAAGATTATATTGCATAGCGGGTTACTTGATGGTTTAAAATAGGATAGTACTAAGGTTGCTTACAGCCGTTGCCAGGTAAGCTGAAAAGTCATGGGTTTATCGTACACTACCAGGGGAGGCGTTTTCAACACCAGTTTGTCGTCTTGTAAGGTGGCGTAACGGATAAACCTGATTCCGATAAAATTGGGAAAAAGGCTGCCTTCTACCACATGGGAGATCTCACCAGGCTGTTCCTCGGAATAACGCCCATAGTAGGCGTTATATCCGAGGAATGCCGCAGAAGCTTCTTCCGGCGTACAGACGCCCATTGCATCCGACTTGAATCTGGGTCTTTCAGGATTCATGATCTGAACATTCATGTGACCTTTCTCGTCGTACATTAGAATACCGGAAGGTGTGGATCCAAAGAAATGAAGTGATTGTCCGTTGGCGTCCCAGTCGACGCAGTTAGTCAGGGCCCAGGAGCCGACTATAAGGTTTCCAATAGTGGGTTGCATAATGGTATATTGAGGGTATTAAAATCCGGATAGTAAAATCAGGATAGTAAGATAGTAATTATTGTGGAATTATTAACTGGTATAAAAGGAACTGAGAAGAATGAACAGAATGAACAGCATGTTTACGGAGGCGGCTATACGTTCTCTGCTTTATGTCCGTTACCGAACAATCTCTGTACTCATCCGGACACTTAATCAATACACATCATGATTAAGTCTCTGTACATCATATATCTGTAACATGGCATGATAATACCTGCCTCTCCCGCAATACTTCTTCACACTATGAACCTCCTGATCAAAACTATATTCCGCCAGCTATGGCGCCAACGGCTCTTCACTTTCCTCAACATCATAGGAATTGCCATCAGCATCAGCGCCTGTTGGGTGATCTACCGCATCGTCAGTTACGAATATAGCTTCGATAGTCAATTGCCCGATCGCACTAATACCTACCGCCTGGTAACAGGAATGATGTTTGAACAAACAGAAAGTTACAACGGCGGCGCTTCTGCTCCGCTATATTAGTTCCTGCGTGAAGAAGTACCCGGCCTCAAACGGGTGGTACCGGTTTTCTCCCAATGGATCAACGTCGTGGAAACTACGGATCAACGGCAGGAACCTGTTGTTAAAGGTAACGTAAAGGGTGTGGTGGCTACTGATTCTACTTATTTTGCAATGGTGCCTTACGCCTGGTTAGCCGGCAGTCCCGCTACTGCGCTGAATGCTCCGGAAAATGTAGTGCTTACCGAAAGCCGCGCAAAAAGTTATTTTGGTACAACCGCTCCGGAGGCGGTTTTAGGGAAAATAATTACTTATAACAAAGAAAAGAAACGGACGGTAACGGGTATCGTAAAAGATCTGGGCTATCCTACAGAATTTACGGGACAGGAATTTTTCAGGCTTCCTCCTGCAACTTATTCGCTGGGCCAGTGGACCAGCACCGATGGTGCTAACCGGGTGTATCTCCAGCTGGGGCCGGGTACGGATACGGCAAAGGTGCTGGCAATGGTAACGAAGGTGGCCGGCGAAAAATGGGAGGAGAATTTGCAGGATAGCAAGCTTCCCCGCAGCATCAAACGCTGGTTCAAACTGATACCGCTGACTGAATCGCATTTTTCAACTTACATCCCTGAGTGGGAGGTACGTAAAGCCAGCAAACCGGTAATGCACGGACTCATCGGCCTGGGTCTGCTGCTGATCATTGCGGCCAGCATCAATTTTGTAAACCTCGCCACCACCATCGCTATCATTATAAGCTGCTTGGGCCTCTTCGGCCTTGCGGTGCTCATCGCATTCCAGCGTACAAAGGAAATCGGTATACGGAAAGTGCTGGGCGCTACTGTTACCGGCATCATACAGATGCTGATGTTGGATTTTGTGAAGCTCGTGCTTATTGCGTTGGTGATCGCCGCTCCCATTGCATGGTGGGGCATGTCGAAATGGCTGCAGAACTTTGTTTACCGGATCTCCATTGAATGGTGGATGTTTGCGCTGTCTGGTGCGGTAGTGGTGCTCATTGCCATATTTACGGTGAGCTTCCAGGCGGTAAGGGCGGCCCTGGCCAACCCGGTGAAGTCGCTGCGATCCATGTAACAGGGAACCCGGCGCTGCAATACCATCTTTATAGCTGCTTATTTTTCCAAACGTTCCGATAATAATTGTTTCAACAGGCTCAGATGATCATCATCCTTTACAGTGCCGTTGTTGTAAATCGTACGCCCGGTTTTATCAATCAGGTAAAGTTGCGGAATCGGATAGGACGATAATGCATCCCGGATATGATCATCTCCGAATACCAACGTCCAGTTCATGGCATATTTTTCAACCGCCTGCTCAAAAGCCGCGCGATCCTTGTCTACATTGAATGAAATAAGCCTGAAGTCACCTCCCTGGTATTGGTCGTTGATGATCTTTAAATCCGGTATCTCCCTCACACAAGGTCCGCACCACGACGCCCAGATCTGTATCAGCACATACTTTCCACGGAGCCTGGATAATTCAATTTTGTTATTGTTGATGTCGGCTGCTGTAAAATCCGGAAAATTGCTGTTGGTGGTGATAGCTACTTTATTTTGAAGAATTTCCCGTACATGTTCGGCGGACCTGGAGTGTTTATATTTATCAGGCAAAACTGTATTGTAATACCGCAGCATCTCTTCCGGTTTTAAGCATATCACCGGAAGTATTCTCTCCTGAAGTACCCAAAAGGAGATGTATAGATCCGGGAATTTTTGAATGAACTCAAATTCTTTATATGTCACCGTATCGGCCATCCTGAATGCCTGCATCCGGAGAGCGGTATCGCTTCCGAATTCGCTCATGTTTTTCATGATAAAACTTAAATGAGCATCCTGTTTTTCTTTTATAAAGGCATCATAAGTGTTACCTCCTAATCGGGCGTAAGGAACAAGATTTACAGATCGCTTTTCGTCGATCGTATAATATTTACCCGTATCAGGCAATGATACCACAACGACATCGGAATTTCCTTTTTTAAAAAAGGCCCTTCTGGCAATATAACTGGTATCACTGGTATGGTAGTATATCGAGATCAACCCATAAGGAGCAAACAGCTCCCCGTGCCACTCCTGGTTCCCTTTGGGATCTATATCGTGGCGCCTGATCCCGTCGCTCACTGTTATAGCAAAGTTTTGCTGATTCAATGGTGGCGTAAAAACGAATCTGACATGCGCTGAGTCATTCGCTAACGCTGAAAAACACGTGAATAGGAGCAATGCGGAGAATATACCCGGGTAACTTTTCATCTTGCTAATAACAATTATTTTGTTATTAAATATATTACACAAAATGAATGATGGGTGGATGACCGTTGTTAAAGTTTCGCCAAGACTCCCATAACTTATCTTGCAGCCCTGAACATCCGCCAGAGCTTTATCTTCAATGCCAGCCAGCCTATGAATGCATAAACGAGTAACAGAATACCCAAATGTCGTATATACGGAAACGTTAGTCCCACCGCGCCTTTCTGAATCAACAGAATTTTAAATGCCTGTAAAAACGGCGTCAGTGGAATAATGTTGGCCATAAACTGAACGAAAGACGGCATAGCGCTGAGCGGCCAGGTAAAGCCGCTGATGATAAACGCCGGCGAAGCAATCACCATCAGTATTTGCGTGGCTTTTAACGCATCCGGTATAAGTATGCTCACAAATACACCGAGGAAGGAGGCGGAGCCTACAAAAAATGCAGTAAGCCATATAAAGTTCAGAATACCTTCCGGCAATGGCACCCGGAAAAGAATATGCATCAGATAATAAACTGCAACAATCAGGATAGAAAAAAGCCAGATGGGAATCACTTTTATCAGCATAATAGGGAAGGCCCATCTGCGCATGCCACGGTACTCTTCCACGAAAGAACCCCGCTGGAACTCCGCTGCAAAGCTAACGGCCATCGCCAGCAGGATCACCTGTTGCAGTACTACCGCCAGCATGGCCGGCCACATAAAAATCAGGTAGTTACTGGTAGTATTGAAGAGCGTGATATAGTTGGTTTTGAAAGGCTCATACTGGGTGGCTGCCCTCACTGCCGGCATCCCCATTTTCTGTAATCCCTTGATGGATACACCCGCGGAAAATGTACCAATGGTCAGCTGCAATGCCTTGGAAGCGAAGTTGGCCGTTAATACGTTTCCGGTGTTAACATATACATTCACTTCAGGATATTTCTTCTGCAATATATCCGCTTCAAAACGGGAAGGGAGCATCACTACAGCAGCTGCTTCTTTCCTGATCACTTCACTGTTCACGTTGTCGGGCTCCCGCAGATATTTCAGCACCTTAATACTTTTATTATCTCCCAACATCTCCACCAACTGGTTAGATAACGGGGTATTATCTTTATCGATTACGATTACAGGTATATTCTCCACCTTCCCGCTTTTGTACACAAAACCCAGCAGTGTGGCATAAAAGACCGGCGCCAGGAAAAAGACGGTGCGCAGGGTGGAATTGCCAATGAACAGCTTGAACTCACGTTTCAACAATCGGATAAATTCTTTCATGCCTGATTATTTCAGTAAAACAGTTGCATTTACCAGTATATCTTTCACCTTACTCATATCTTTAGGTTGCACCTTGATCTCATATATTGCATCCTGTATCTGGTAGTCAGGATAAGCGGTGGTGATATCCGCATAACGGGTCAGCTGCCTGATATACGCGACGGTTCCATCCACGTCTTCTTTATTGTACGATACCTGCATTTTTATATCCTGCCCTGTTTTGAAGGGCGCAATTTTGCTTTCCGGTATCGTAAAACGGAAGTACGTGCTGCCGGGTATATATCCGTTGAACAGCGCAAAGCCGGCCGTAGCCAGCTCTCCGGGATTCAGGCTGATCGTTTCTATTTCCATATCGTTGGTAGCAATGATATACCGCTCCGAATAAGCAACGTTCGCTTCCTGTAATGCGCCCTTTGCCTGGGATGCCTGTCCGGCGGCCATTTCCACTTTTTCAATACGGGTACCTCTTTTTACATCGTCCAGTTCTGCTACTACGGCATCATACTGGGCTTTTGCTCCCTGGAATTTTGCATAGATCTCATCGTAAGACTGAGGCGACATCAGGCTGTCGTTGAACATATTGGTTGCCCGTTCATACGATTTTCTCGCAAATTCATATTGCTCTTTCAATCCTTTATACTTGGCCTGCAGTTGTTTCAGCTGATCGGCTGTAGCGCCATTGCGCGCCATCTGCTCCTGTGCGGTGGCGGCATTAACGGCCCCCTGCGCCTGTGCAA
The genomic region above belongs to Chitinophaga sp. 180180018-3 and contains:
- a CDS encoding biotin/lipoyl-binding protein, which encodes MQTATTITKINYDKMKITSSILLIGLLALAGCASKKRDADRVEGKAKKDVISFAPKVTGRILKIYVAEGQTVKKGDTLALLDVPEVSAKIAQAQGAVNAATAQEQMARNGATADQLKQLQAKYKGLKEQYEFARKSYERATNMFNDSLMSPQSYDEIYAKFQGAKAQYDAVVAELDDVKRGTRIEKVEMAAGQASQAKGALQEANVAYSERYIIATNDMEIETISLNPGELATAGFALFNGYIPGSTYFRFTIPESKIAPFKTGQDIKMQVSYNKEDVDGTVAYIRQLTRYADITTAYPDYQIQDAIYEIKVQPKDMSKVKDILVNATVLLK